A window of the Pongo abelii isolate AG06213 chromosome 10, NHGRI_mPonAbe1-v2.0_pri, whole genome shotgun sequence genome harbors these coding sequences:
- the CLEC12A gene encoding C-type lectin domain family 12 member A isoform X2, producing the protein MSEEITYADLKFQNSNEMEKIEEIGKFGEKAPPSRSRVWRPAALFLTLLCLLMLIGLGVLASMFHITLKIEMKKMNKLQNINEELQRNFSLQLMSNMNSSNKIRNLSTTLQTIATKLCRELYSKEQEHKCKPCPGRWIWHKDSCYFLSDDVQTWQESKMACAAQNASLLKINNKNALEFIKSQSRSRDYWLGLSPENGYTPDMRVDNIINSSA; encoded by the exons ATGTCTGAAGAAATTACTTATGCAGATCTTAAGTTCCAGAACTCCAATGAGATGGAAAAAATCGAAGAAATTGGCAAATTTGGGGAAAAAG CACCTCCATCTCGCTCTCGTGTATGGCGTCCAGCAGCCTTGTTTCTGACTCTTCTGTGCCTTCTGATGCTCATTGGATTGGGAGTCTTGGCAAGCATGT tTCACATAACTTTGaagatagaaatgaaaaaaatgaacaaactacaAAACATCAATGAAGAGCTCCAGAGAAACTTTTCTCTACAACTGATGAGTAACATGAATAGCTCCAACAAGATCAGGAACCTCTCCACCACACTGCAAACAATAGCCACCAAATTATGTCGTGAGCTATATAGCAAAGAACAAG AGCACAAATGTAAGCCTTGTCCAGGGAGATGGATTTGGCATAAGGACAGCTGTTATTTCCTAAGTGATGATGTCCAAACATGGCAGGAGAGTAAAATGGCCTGTGCTGCTCAGAATGCCAGCCTGTTgaagataaacaataaaaatgcatTG GAATTTATAAAATCCCAGAGTAGATCACGTGACTATTGGCTGGGATTATCTCCTGAAAATGGTTACACTCCTGATATGAGAGTGGATAATATAATCAACTCCTCTGCCTG A